A single Lactuca sativa cultivar Salinas chromosome 8, Lsat_Salinas_v11, whole genome shotgun sequence DNA region contains:
- the LOC111918321 gene encoding polyadenylate-binding protein-interacting protein 7, which yields MSLLNKGASAIDKNLSTTGKAKTLNPDAAEFVPFSLRSPSGNTRSSDTSNFGNFSASTPGKSILKRSESSVSNNSDDEAHQFWRHQLPDDITPDFHVVGGEEESNGNGSNSISISIPFSTLSIMDVNGSSRFPEQHELSPHQMNGGRFGNFHQMHGDQLLGGIIDEPLPPYNGDNGQGYLDDMLNEGTEVNSLGFLASQFPGFAAESLAEVYYANGCDLNLTIEMLTQLELQVDNGLNQNPNSKVLSSPNLSALDFPALSPTNNHHIAPFSGQQNVNSYLSLEKDLLMFKSSSTSPSLGATDFASAVRKMASQDSSIWKYDRNPSPNSTIGSSRSSYSSGYGPRSAPVWLETGDAVANMYSEMRGEARDHARLRNAYFEQARQAYLIGQKALAKELSVKGQLHNIQMKAAHGKAQESIYYQRNPVSPEMQGNGRGGQERIIDLHGLHVSEAIHVLKRDLMTWRNIARSADQRVQVYICVGTGHHTKGTRTPARLPVAVQRYLLEEEGLHYSEPQPGLLRVVLY from the exons ATGAGCCTACTCAATAAAGGGGCTTCTGCCATTGATAAAAACCTTAGCACAACAGGGAAGGCAAAAACTTTAAATCCAGATGCTGCAGAATTCGTTCCATTTTCTCTAAGATCACCATCTGGAAACACACGTTCTTCAGACACATCTAATTTTGGCAATTTTAGTGCTTCAACGCCAGGGAAATCAATACTCAAAAGATCAGAATCTTCTGTATCAAATAATTCAGATGATGAAGCCCACCAGTTCTGGCGTCACCAACTACCTGATGATATAACTCCTGATTTCCATGTTGTGGGAGGAGAAGAAGAATCTAATGGAAATGGAAGCAATAGCATTTCCATTTCCATTCCCTTTTCAACTTTGTCTATAATGGATGTCAATGGAAGCTCAAGGTTCCCTGAGCAACATGAATTATCTCCTCATCAAATGAATGGTGGCAGGTTTGGTAATTTTCATCAAATGCATGGTGATCAGTTGCTTGGTGGGATTATAGATGAGCCACTGCCACCCTACAATGGTGATAATGGGCAAGGGTATTTAGATGATATGCTTAATGAGGGTACAGAAGTAAATTCTCTTGGATTTTTAGCTTCCCAATTTCCAGGTTTTGCAGCTGAAAGTCTTGCGGAGGTTTATTATGCTAATGGATGTGACTTGAATTTGACAATTGAGATGCTGACTCAGCTTGAg CTTCAAGTAGATAATGGTCTGAATCAGAATCCAAACTCCAAAGTCTTATCATCACCAAATCTGAGTGCTCTTGATTTCCCTGCACTTTCTCCCACAAATAATCATCACATTGCACCATTTTCTGGTCAACAAAATGTCAACTCTTATCTTTCTTTAGAGAAAGATCTACTCATGTTCAAATCATCCTCCACTTCTCCATCACTTGGAGCAACCGATTTTGCTTCAGCAGTTAGGAAAATGGCATCACAGGATTCGAGTATATGGAAGTATGATAGAAACCCTTCTCCAAATTCCACCATTGGATCAAGTAGAAGCTCTTATTCCAGTGGTTATGGGCCCCGTTCGGCTCCTGTTTGGCTTGAAACTGGTGATGCAGTTG CAAATATGTATTCTGAAATGCGGGGTGAAGCTCGTGATCATGCACGTTTACGCAATGCATATTTTGAACAG GCACGACAAGCTTATCTTATTGGCCAAAAGGCTTTAGCTAAGGAACTGAGTGTGAAAGGGCAATTACACAACATCCAAATGAAAGCTGCTCATGGAAAGGCTCAAGAATCTATCTACTATCAAAG GAATCCGGTAAGTCCAGAAATGCAAGGGAATGGAAGAGGAGGGCAGGAAAGGATAATTGATCTTCACGGGCTACACGTGAGTGAAGCCATTCACGTCCTGAAACGTGATCTGATGACGTGGCGTAACATTGCCAGGTCAGCAGACCAGCGTGTCCAGGTGTACATATGTGTGGGGACAGGCCACCACACTAAAGGGACAAGAACGCCAGCTAGACTTCCGGTTGCTGTCCAGAGGTACTTGCTGGAGGAAGAGGGGCTTCACTACTCTGAACCCCAACCAGGGTTGCTCAGGGTTGTCTTGTATTGA